TTGGTTTTTTATGAAGATTATAATCACTCGCCATAACATAACCATAGGCCCCAACATCACATATGGCCCACAGATCTCCCTGTGATGGAATCACAAGTTTTCGATTTTTAGCAAGCCAATCACTTGACTCACATATTGGGCCCACAACATCTAGATTAATTGTTTTTCCACCCTTTTGATTAACAGGAAGTATTTCGTGATAAGAATTATAAAGTGCTGGCCTGATCAAATGATGCATGCCTGTATTTAAAATAACAAATGTTTTATAAGGAGTTTTTTTAACATACTCAACTTGAGCTAGCAACACTCCAGCATCACCCACAAGAAACCGACCCGGCTCGCAGAGTATTTTGCACCCCAAGGGCTTTAAATATGATTCAACCATTTTCCCGAATTTTTTAAGATCAATGGTTTTTTGCCTCTCATAGGAAATCCCGATTCCTCCACCAATATCAAAATGGCTCAATGCAAACCCTTGACGCTGTAACTCCTGATAAACCGGAACTGATTTTTTAAAGGCCGCTTCGTAGGGATTTATTTCAGTTAATTGCGACCCAATATGAAAATCTAAACCAATAAGTTTTAAATTTTTTGGATTTCGCTTAAGAATTTTTAAAAGCTCAGGAATAAATTTTTTATCCATTCCAAATTTATTCTCACGAAAACCTGTTGTAATATATGGATGAGTTTTTGCATCAACATTCGGGTTAAGCCTAAAACTCACACATGCACATTTTTTAAGCCTACGCGCAACCCGTGCAATACGATCTAATTCTTGTGGACTTTCTACGTTAAATAAATAAATACCGATTTTTAAAGTTGCTGTGATTTCTTCTTCGGATTTTCCTACACCAGAAAAAATAATATCACGACCTTTAAACCCACACTCAAGGGCACGGGTTACTTCACCCCCGCTCACAACATCTACGCCTATTTTTTGAGCCTTAAGAAATTTTAAAACTTGCCTATTTGAATTAGCTTTCACCGAGTAGTGAATGCCTAAAGTTTTTGTGAACGCCTCTTTTAGAATTTCAAGTTTTTCACCGATTCTTTTCTTAGAATAAATGTAAACTGGGGTTTTATTCTTCCTACCTAAAATGCCGAGGTCTATGCCCATAAATTTTAATTTTTTATTTACATACTTTACTGGCTTCTTAGTCATTGTTGTTTCTCTTAATGTCTGTGTCTGGGGCTAAAATATTTTGCTACTTCAGGAACACTTTCACCAGCCATAATTGCTGCTAGTAAAGCCGCCGAACCATGCCCCCATGAAAATCCATGCCCCGTGTAACCACCACACATAAATACTCGATCAGAATTTGTAGGCCCAACAAAAGGTAGTGATGTGAGACTTGCCCCCATAATACCCGTCCATACGTATTCCCAATCGATAGTCTCTGAAATGTCATAATGTTTGGCGACAAATTCT
This genomic stretch from Oligoflexia bacterium harbors:
- the lysA gene encoding diaminopimelate decarboxylase, which codes for MTKKPVKYVNKKLKFMGIDLGILGRKNKTPVYIYSKKRIGEKLEILKEAFTKTLGIHYSVKANSNRQVLKFLKAQKIGVDVVSGGEVTRALECGFKGRDIIFSGVGKSEEEITATLKIGIYLFNVESPQELDRIARVARRLKKCACVSFRLNPNVDAKTHPYITTGFRENKFGMDKKFIPELLKILKRNPKNLKLIGLDFHIGSQLTEINPYEAAFKKSVPVYQELQRQGFALSHFDIGGGIGISYERQKTIDLKKFGKMVESYLKPLGCKILCEPGRFLVGDAGVLLAQVEYVKKTPYKTFVILNTGMHHLIRPALYNSYHEILPVNQKGGKTINLDVVGPICESSDWLAKNRKLVIPSQGDLWAICDVGAYGYVMASDYNLHKKPIEILI